The proteins below are encoded in one region of Gallus gallus isolate bGalGal1 chromosome 12, bGalGal1.mat.broiler.GRCg7b, whole genome shotgun sequence:
- the LOC112533354 gene encoding maestro heat-like repeat-containing protein family member 7 isoform X4 has translation MEQRSPSLPREAWLEKPRASRTSMAQHGPRKVCGVQPLQGPVDSAEDPSASVVSPQEEDPLSCIRACCTRRPQAQAQKLSFLACVRTACTAALKDREAHKHLSACASEVAQCIEELLQEEPADRLDTELRQQAMSAIATMSSAWLLPEKQKNSLLCACLSSVLHLPGYEADTDLDMATYTETMEALHRLLQVLVGSAGTSVLMELQNILELLLPFTTCQLAAVEERAVACIARLLAFCNTCPLPELCFCFTRAAVFQHNCQENQRLPVLGKLAGHLILCCSSTDERTRDEAMKAIHQLFTFITAPGLLPKQKEPKMPQPWDSQQTLLPQEVSHEDRARNVFEVLRKCLLYPETVNILLTAIESMTAPGLHSTQLAAHMVDVLTAKARFPPREVRKIVNVIYSSLPSIRAQPALKSLGRALLVLVSKFPREMVTSLLVCSPTCTRVAVIMWREMLSEPPAVEKVLQQLLPVLRNHSLHHTSPFIKDWPRVLALAAAKVLPEILQLPLVLKEAEAIFPQLFLALLLQVSFTVNLTQQEVEIFFEAHQQHQLTPIRAVVQSLKVLLCSVGLQRQMEAIQEQGGWDALLSTVTHLQGVQVVARVMRELPGALRDPIFHHLVELLSTSFFYSWETVAMVFLIEMLDCVDLNKELHRIMILFTTYLQSQSVGMQQLVLRGILKLSQRQDTARPMIIFLPCVMELLQDADSDIRAVALPILSNLLQLLEGVKLSLMALALAGKLPALINDESSTVRQLSIDLFLETLNYVEDQEKRKMQEEVCRSLVLLYLHLHDEEESVAKASQKALLGAARFLRWRRLEHLVQTAQFWQIGECMVCTFPHPTTGSGPPCANPALFPLQLDKRRRRSAAQEYLGQSLLYLQSPQESLRREAVRFIGLLGQHMRDQEQAETEYIYQRESGSAMSGQPAGNVPVPCSLLSEGTAGRPAGTQLSSSLCSSLISGLQEAQQDPSPFVSSLALQTLKILKETRPRPPQGDFGQLFSRLRSAWRRWRSSRAHR, from the exons ATGGAACAGAGATCCCCGAGCCTACCCCGAGAGGCCTGGCTGGAGAAGCCTAGGGCATCCCGCACCTCCATGGCCCAGCACGGGCCTCGTAAGGTGTGTGGGGTGCAGCCCCTGCAGGGGCCCGTGGACTCAGCTGAGGATCCTTCAGCCTCCGTCGTGTCACCGCAGGAGGAGGATCCCCTGAGCTGCATCCGTGCCTGCTGCACACGCAGACCCCAG gcacaggcacagaagCTGAGCTTTCTGGCCTGCGTCCGCACCGCCTGCACAGCTGCCCTCAAGGACAGAGAGGCTCACAAGCACCTGAGTGCCTGCGCATCAGAGGTGGCGCAGTGCATTGAG gagctgctgcaggaggagcccgCCGACCGCCTGGACACAGAGCTGCGGCAGCAGGCCATGAGCGCCATCGCCACCATGAG CAGTGCGTGGCTGCttccagagaagcagaagaacagTCTCCTGTGTGCCTGCCTCAGCAGCGTCCTCCACCTCCCCGGCTATGAGGCTGACACGGACCTGGACATGGCAACCTACACGGAG ACCATGGAAGCCCTGCACCgcctgctgcaggtgctggtgGGCAGCGCCGGCACCTCTGTCCTCATGGAGCTGCAGAACATCTTGGAG ctcctgctgcccttcACCACGTGCCAGCTGGCGGCCGTGGAGGAGAGGGCCGTGGCGTGCATTGCCAGGCTGCTCGCCTTCTGCAACACCTGCCCCTTGCCCGAG TTGTGCTTCTGCTTCACGAGAGCTGCAGTGTTCCAGCACAACTGCCAGGAGAACCAACGCCTCCCCGTGCTGGGGAAGCTGGCCGGACACCtcatcctgtgctgcagctccacggACGAGAGGACCAGAGATGAGGCGATGAAGGCTATCCATCAGCTTTTCACCTTCATCACCGCCCCAG GATTGTTGCCGAAGCAGAAGGAGCCCAAGATGCCACAGCCCTGGGACAGCCAGCAAACTCTGCTCCCCCAGGAGGTTTCCCATGAGGACAGAGCCAGAAATGTCTTTGAG GTGCTTCGGAAATGCCTCCTGTACCCCGAAACGGTCAATATCTTACTCACAGCCATCGAGAGTATGACAGCGCCGGGCCTCCACAGCACCCAGCTGGCTGCCCACATGGTGGATGTCCTCACAGCAAAGGCTCGCTTCCCTCCACGGGAG GTGCGAAAGATCGTGAACGTGATCTACAGCAGCCTGCCTTCCATCAGAGCCCAGCCGGCTCTCAAAAGCCTGGGCAGGGCCCTGCTCGTGCTGGTCAGCAAATTCCCAAGGGAGATGGTTACCAGCCTGCTGGTCTGCTCCCCCACCTGCACCAG GGTCGCTGTCATCATGTGGAGGGAAATGCTCTCGGAGCCCCCGGCCGTGGagaaggtgctgcagcagctgctcccagtgctcagaAACCATTCTCTGCACCACACGTCCCCTTTCATCAAGGACTGGCCACGCGTCCTCGCCCTGGCC GCAGCAAAGGTCCTACCGGAGATACTCCAGCTACCTCTGGTCCTGAAGGAGGCCGAAGCCATCTTCCCCCAGCTCTTCCTGGCCCTCCTCCTGCAAGTGTCCTTCACCGTGAACCTGACACAGCAGGAGGTGGAAATCTTCTTCGAGGcgcaccagcagcaccagctcacTCCCATCAG ggctgtggtgcagtcCTTgaaggtgctgctctgcagcgtGGGCCTCCAGAGGCAGATGGAGGCCATCCAGGAGCAGGGCGGCTGGGACGCGCTTCTCAGCACTGTGACCCACCTCCAGGGTGTACAGGTGGTGGCCAG GGTGATGAGAGAGCTGCCTGGTGCTCTGCGTGACCCCATCTTCCACCACCTGGttgagctgctcagcaccagcttCTTCTACTCCTGGGAGACGGTGGCCATGGTCTTCCTCATTGAG ATGCTGGACTGCGTGGACCTCAACAAAGAGCTGCACCGCATCATGATACTCTTTACCACCTATCTGCAGAGCCAGAGCGTGGgcatgcagcagctggtgctcaGGGGCATTCTGAAGCTGAGCCAGAGGCAGGACACG GCAAGGCCAATGATCATCTTCCTGCCGTGCgtcatggagctgctgcaggacgCAGACAGCGACATCCGTGCCGTGGCCTTACCAATACTCAGcaacctgctgcagctcctggagggGGTCAAGCTCAGCCTCATGGCTCTGGCTCTGGCCGGCAAGCTCCCAGCGCTCATTAATGAT GAGTCCAGCACGGTGCGGCAGCTCTCCATCGACCTCTTCCTCGAAACGCTCAACTACGTGGAGGAccaagaaaagaggaagatgcAGGAGGAGGTGTGCAGGAGCCTGGTCCTGCTGTATCTGCACCTGCATGATGAGGAAGAGAGCGTGGCCAAG GCCTCCCAGAAAGCCCTCCTTGGTGCCGCACGGTTCCTGCGCTGGAGGCGGCTGGAGCACCTGGTACAGACAGCACAGTTCTGGCAGATTGGCGAGTGCATGGTATGCACATTCCCACACCCCACGACAGGGTCGGGACCGCCCTGCGCTAACCCTGCGCTCTTCCCACTCCAGCTggacaagaggaggaggaggagtgcaGCACAGGAGTACCTGGGCCAGAGCCTGCTCTACCTACAGAGCCCGCAGGAGTCCCTGCGGCGGGAGGCCGTGAGGTTCATCG GACTCTTAGGGCAGCACATGAGGGATCAGGAGCAGGCTGAGACAGAGTACATCTACCAACGTGAGTCAGGGAGTGCGATGTCCGGACAGCCGGCAGGCAACGTGCCTGTCCCCTGCTCCCTCCTATCGGAGGGGACGGCTGGGCGCCCTGCAGGTACACAGCTGTCATCGAGCCTCTGTTCCTCTCTTATCTCAGGCCTTCAGGAAGCGCAGCAAGACCCCAGTCCATTTGTCTCTTCGCTGGCCCTTCAGACACTGAAGATCCTGAAGGAAACGAGGCCACGTCCACCGCAAGGAGACTTTGGGcagctcttctccaggctccGCAGCGCGTGGAGAAGGTGGCGCTCCTCTCGGGCACACCGCTGA
- the LOC112533354 gene encoding uncharacterized protein LOC112533354 isoform X3, which produces MEQRSPSLPREAWLEKPRASRTSMAQHGPRKVCGVQPLQGPVDSAEDPSASVVSPQEEDPLSCIRACCTRRPQAQAQKLSFLACVRTACTAALKDREAHKHLSACASEVAQCIEELLQEEPADRLDTELRQQAMSAIATMSSAWLLPEKQKNSLLCACLSSVLHLPGYEADTDLDMATYTETMEALHRLLQVLVGSAGTSVLMELQNILELLLPFTTCQLAAVEERAVACIARLLAFCNTCPLPELCFCFTRAAVFQHNCQENQRLPVLGKLAGHLILCCSSTDERTRDEAMKAIHQLFTFITAPGLLPKQKEPKMPQPWDSQQTLLPQEVSHEDRARNVFEVLRKCLLYPETVNILLTAIESMTAPGLHSTQLAAHMVDVLTAKARFPPREVRKIVNVIYSSLPSIRAQPALKSLGRALLVLVSKFPREMVTSLLVCSPTCTRVAVIMWREMLSEPPAVEKVLQQLLPVLRNHSLHHTSPFIKDWPRVLALAAAKVLPEILQLPLVLKEAEAIFPQLFLALLLQVSFTVNLTQQEVEIFFEAHQQHQLTPIRAVVQSLKVLLCSVGLQRQMEAIQEQGGWDALLSTVTHLQGVQVVARVMRELPGALRDPIFHHLVELLSTSFFYSWETVAMVFLIEVSTSCRSGELEAATPLVARVLLPPSGPGLAMPCCLSPSGLLDPALRAACVADAGLRGPQQRAAPHHDTLYHLSAEPERGHAAAGAQGHSEAEPEAGHGEQGRPGMPQVPQVGLGLPWGCSRAICSSAPLHAVRSWCSLPIPLLPAVHGAGTGVVLPSLCLLLYLKEGVFFPQARPMIIFLPCVMELLQDADSDIRAVALPILSNLLQLLEGVKLSLMALALAGKLPALINDESSTVRQLSIDLFLETLNYVEDQEKRKMQEEVCRSLVLLYLHLHDEEESVAKASQKALLGAARFLRWRRLEHLVQTAQFWQIGECMVCTFPHPTTGSGPPCANPALFPLQLDKRRRRSAAQEYLGQSLLYLQSPQESLRREAVRFIGLLGQHMRDQEQAETEYIYQRLQEAQQDPSPFVSSLALQTLKILKETRPRPPQGDFGQLFSRLRSAWRRWRSSRAHR; this is translated from the exons ATGGAACAGAGATCCCCGAGCCTACCCCGAGAGGCCTGGCTGGAGAAGCCTAGGGCATCCCGCACCTCCATGGCCCAGCACGGGCCTCGTAAGGTGTGTGGGGTGCAGCCCCTGCAGGGGCCCGTGGACTCAGCTGAGGATCCTTCAGCCTCCGTCGTGTCACCGCAGGAGGAGGATCCCCTGAGCTGCATCCGTGCCTGCTGCACACGCAGACCCCAG gcacaggcacagaagCTGAGCTTTCTGGCCTGCGTCCGCACCGCCTGCACAGCTGCCCTCAAGGACAGAGAGGCTCACAAGCACCTGAGTGCCTGCGCATCAGAGGTGGCGCAGTGCATTGAG gagctgctgcaggaggagcccgCCGACCGCCTGGACACAGAGCTGCGGCAGCAGGCCATGAGCGCCATCGCCACCATGAG CAGTGCGTGGCTGCttccagagaagcagaagaacagTCTCCTGTGTGCCTGCCTCAGCAGCGTCCTCCACCTCCCCGGCTATGAGGCTGACACGGACCTGGACATGGCAACCTACACGGAG ACCATGGAAGCCCTGCACCgcctgctgcaggtgctggtgGGCAGCGCCGGCACCTCTGTCCTCATGGAGCTGCAGAACATCTTGGAG ctcctgctgcccttcACCACGTGCCAGCTGGCGGCCGTGGAGGAGAGGGCCGTGGCGTGCATTGCCAGGCTGCTCGCCTTCTGCAACACCTGCCCCTTGCCCGAG TTGTGCTTCTGCTTCACGAGAGCTGCAGTGTTCCAGCACAACTGCCAGGAGAACCAACGCCTCCCCGTGCTGGGGAAGCTGGCCGGACACCtcatcctgtgctgcagctccacggACGAGAGGACCAGAGATGAGGCGATGAAGGCTATCCATCAGCTTTTCACCTTCATCACCGCCCCAG GATTGTTGCCGAAGCAGAAGGAGCCCAAGATGCCACAGCCCTGGGACAGCCAGCAAACTCTGCTCCCCCAGGAGGTTTCCCATGAGGACAGAGCCAGAAATGTCTTTGAG GTGCTTCGGAAATGCCTCCTGTACCCCGAAACGGTCAATATCTTACTCACAGCCATCGAGAGTATGACAGCGCCGGGCCTCCACAGCACCCAGCTGGCTGCCCACATGGTGGATGTCCTCACAGCAAAGGCTCGCTTCCCTCCACGGGAG GTGCGAAAGATCGTGAACGTGATCTACAGCAGCCTGCCTTCCATCAGAGCCCAGCCGGCTCTCAAAAGCCTGGGCAGGGCCCTGCTCGTGCTGGTCAGCAAATTCCCAAGGGAGATGGTTACCAGCCTGCTGGTCTGCTCCCCCACCTGCACCAG GGTCGCTGTCATCATGTGGAGGGAAATGCTCTCGGAGCCCCCGGCCGTGGagaaggtgctgcagcagctgctcccagtgctcagaAACCATTCTCTGCACCACACGTCCCCTTTCATCAAGGACTGGCCACGCGTCCTCGCCCTGGCC GCAGCAAAGGTCCTACCGGAGATACTCCAGCTACCTCTGGTCCTGAAGGAGGCCGAAGCCATCTTCCCCCAGCTCTTCCTGGCCCTCCTCCTGCAAGTGTCCTTCACCGTGAACCTGACACAGCAGGAGGTGGAAATCTTCTTCGAGGcgcaccagcagcaccagctcacTCCCATCAG ggctgtggtgcagtcCTTgaaggtgctgctctgcagcgtGGGCCTCCAGAGGCAGATGGAGGCCATCCAGGAGCAGGGCGGCTGGGACGCGCTTCTCAGCACTGTGACCCACCTCCAGGGTGTACAGGTGGTGGCCAG GGTGATGAGAGAGCTGCCTGGTGCTCTGCGTGACCCCATCTTCCACCACCTGGttgagctgctcagcaccagcttCTTCTACTCCTGGGAGACGGTGGCCATGGTCTTCCTCATTGAGGTGAGCACCAGCTGCAGAAGCGGTGAACTTGAGGCTGCAACGCCACTGGTGGCACGagtcctgctgcctccctcGGGACCAGGCTTGGCCATGCCTTGCTGTCTTTCCCCAAGCGGGTTGCTGGATCCAGCACTAAGAGCCGCGTGTGTTGCAGATGCTGGACTGCGTGGACCTCAACAAAGAGCTGCACCGCATCATGATACTCTTTACCACCTATCTGCAGAGCCAGAGCGTGGgcatgcagcagctggtgctcaGGGGCATTCTGAAGCTGAGCCAGAGGCAGGACACGGTGAGCAGGGGCGGCCAGGAATGCCACAGGTGCCACAGGTCGGGCTAGGCCTGCCATGGGGCTGTAGCAGAGCcatctgcagctcagcacctctCCATGCAGTGAGGAGCTGGTGCTCGCTGCCCATCCCATTGCTGCCTGCTGTCCACGGGGCTGGTACTGGAGTGGTTTTGCCCTCACTGTGCTTGCTGCTCTACCTAAAGGAAGGGGTGTTCTTCCCACAGGCAAGGCCAATGATCATCTTCCTGCCGTGCgtcatggagctgctgcaggacgCAGACAGCGACATCCGTGCCGTGGCCTTACCAATACTCAGcaacctgctgcagctcctggagggGGTCAAGCTCAGCCTCATGGCTCTGGCTCTGGCCGGCAAGCTCCCAGCGCTCATTAATGAT GAGTCCAGCACGGTGCGGCAGCTCTCCATCGACCTCTTCCTCGAAACGCTCAACTACGTGGAGGAccaagaaaagaggaagatgcAGGAGGAGGTGTGCAGGAGCCTGGTCCTGCTGTATCTGCACCTGCATGATGAGGAAGAGAGCGTGGCCAAG GCCTCCCAGAAAGCCCTCCTTGGTGCCGCACGGTTCCTGCGCTGGAGGCGGCTGGAGCACCTGGTACAGACAGCACAGTTCTGGCAGATTGGCGAGTGCATGGTATGCACATTCCCACACCCCACGACAGGGTCGGGACCGCCCTGCGCTAACCCTGCGCTCTTCCCACTCCAGCTggacaagaggaggaggaggagtgcaGCACAGGAGTACCTGGGCCAGAGCCTGCTCTACCTACAGAGCCCGCAGGAGTCCCTGCGGCGGGAGGCCGTGAGGTTCATCG GACTCTTAGGGCAGCACATGAGGGATCAGGAGCAGGCTGAGACAGAGTACATCTACCAAC GCCTTCAGGAAGCGCAGCAAGACCCCAGTCCATTTGTCTCTTCGCTGGCCCTTCAGACACTGAAGATCCTGAAGGAAACGAGGCCACGTCCACCGCAAGGAGACTTTGGGcagctcttctccaggctccGCAGCGCGTGGAGAAGGTGGCGCTCCTCTCGGGCACACCGCTGA
- the LOC112533354 gene encoding uncharacterized protein LOC112533354 isoform X5 — MATYTETMEALHRLLQVLVGSAGTSVLMELQNILELLLPFTTCQLAAVEERAVACIARLLAFCNTCPLPELCFCFTRAAVFQHNCQENQRLPVLGKLAGHLILCCSSTDERTRDEAMKAIHQLFTFITAPGLLPKQKEPKMPQPWDSQQTLLPQEVSHEDRARNVFEVLRKCLLYPETVNILLTAIESMTAPGLHSTQLAAHMVDVLTAKARFPPREVRKIVNVIYSSLPSIRAQPALKSLGRALLVLVSKFPREMVTSLLVCSPTCTRVAVIMWREMLSEPPAVEKVLQQLLPVLRNHSLHHTSPFIKDWPRVLALAAAKVLPEILQLPLVLKEAEAIFPQLFLALLLQVSFTVNLTQQEVEIFFEAHQQHQLTPIRAVVQSLKVLLCSVGLQRQMEAIQEQGGWDALLSTVTHLQGVQVVARVMRELPGALRDPIFHHLVELLSTSFFYSWETVAMVFLIEVSTSCRSGELEAATPLVARVLLPPSGPGLAMPCCLSPSGLLDPALRAACVADAGLRGPQQRAAPHHDTLYHLSAEPERGHAAAGAQGHSEAEPEAGHGEQGRPGMPQVPQVGLGLPWGCSRAICSSAPLHAVRSWCSLPIPLLPAVHGAGTGVVLPSLCLLLYLKEGVFFPQARPMIIFLPCVMELLQDADSDIRAVALPILSNLLQLLEGVKLSLMALALAGKLPALINDESSTVRQLSIDLFLETLNYVEDQEKRKMQEEVCRSLVLLYLHLHDEEESVAKASQKALLGAARFLRWRRLEHLVQTAQFWQIGECMVCTFPHPTTGSGPPCANPALFPLQLDKRRRRSAAQEYLGQSLLYLQSPQESLRREAVRFIGLLGQHMRDQEQAETEYIYQRESGSAMSGQPAGNVPVPCSLLSEGTAGRPAGTQLSSSLCSSLISGLQEAQQDPSPFVSSLALQTLKILKETRPRPPQGDFGQLFSRLRSAWRRWRSSRAHR; from the exons ATGGCAACCTACACGGAG ACCATGGAAGCCCTGCACCgcctgctgcaggtgctggtgGGCAGCGCCGGCACCTCTGTCCTCATGGAGCTGCAGAACATCTTGGAG ctcctgctgcccttcACCACGTGCCAGCTGGCGGCCGTGGAGGAGAGGGCCGTGGCGTGCATTGCCAGGCTGCTCGCCTTCTGCAACACCTGCCCCTTGCCCGAG TTGTGCTTCTGCTTCACGAGAGCTGCAGTGTTCCAGCACAACTGCCAGGAGAACCAACGCCTCCCCGTGCTGGGGAAGCTGGCCGGACACCtcatcctgtgctgcagctccacggACGAGAGGACCAGAGATGAGGCGATGAAGGCTATCCATCAGCTTTTCACCTTCATCACCGCCCCAG GATTGTTGCCGAAGCAGAAGGAGCCCAAGATGCCACAGCCCTGGGACAGCCAGCAAACTCTGCTCCCCCAGGAGGTTTCCCATGAGGACAGAGCCAGAAATGTCTTTGAG GTGCTTCGGAAATGCCTCCTGTACCCCGAAACGGTCAATATCTTACTCACAGCCATCGAGAGTATGACAGCGCCGGGCCTCCACAGCACCCAGCTGGCTGCCCACATGGTGGATGTCCTCACAGCAAAGGCTCGCTTCCCTCCACGGGAG GTGCGAAAGATCGTGAACGTGATCTACAGCAGCCTGCCTTCCATCAGAGCCCAGCCGGCTCTCAAAAGCCTGGGCAGGGCCCTGCTCGTGCTGGTCAGCAAATTCCCAAGGGAGATGGTTACCAGCCTGCTGGTCTGCTCCCCCACCTGCACCAG GGTCGCTGTCATCATGTGGAGGGAAATGCTCTCGGAGCCCCCGGCCGTGGagaaggtgctgcagcagctgctcccagtgctcagaAACCATTCTCTGCACCACACGTCCCCTTTCATCAAGGACTGGCCACGCGTCCTCGCCCTGGCC GCAGCAAAGGTCCTACCGGAGATACTCCAGCTACCTCTGGTCCTGAAGGAGGCCGAAGCCATCTTCCCCCAGCTCTTCCTGGCCCTCCTCCTGCAAGTGTCCTTCACCGTGAACCTGACACAGCAGGAGGTGGAAATCTTCTTCGAGGcgcaccagcagcaccagctcacTCCCATCAG ggctgtggtgcagtcCTTgaaggtgctgctctgcagcgtGGGCCTCCAGAGGCAGATGGAGGCCATCCAGGAGCAGGGCGGCTGGGACGCGCTTCTCAGCACTGTGACCCACCTCCAGGGTGTACAGGTGGTGGCCAG GGTGATGAGAGAGCTGCCTGGTGCTCTGCGTGACCCCATCTTCCACCACCTGGttgagctgctcagcaccagcttCTTCTACTCCTGGGAGACGGTGGCCATGGTCTTCCTCATTGAGGTGAGCACCAGCTGCAGAAGCGGTGAACTTGAGGCTGCAACGCCACTGGTGGCACGagtcctgctgcctccctcGGGACCAGGCTTGGCCATGCCTTGCTGTCTTTCCCCAAGCGGGTTGCTGGATCCAGCACTAAGAGCCGCGTGTGTTGCAGATGCTGGACTGCGTGGACCTCAACAAAGAGCTGCACCGCATCATGATACTCTTTACCACCTATCTGCAGAGCCAGAGCGTGGgcatgcagcagctggtgctcaGGGGCATTCTGAAGCTGAGCCAGAGGCAGGACACGGTGAGCAGGGGCGGCCAGGAATGCCACAGGTGCCACAGGTCGGGCTAGGCCTGCCATGGGGCTGTAGCAGAGCcatctgcagctcagcacctctCCATGCAGTGAGGAGCTGGTGCTCGCTGCCCATCCCATTGCTGCCTGCTGTCCACGGGGCTGGTACTGGAGTGGTTTTGCCCTCACTGTGCTTGCTGCTCTACCTAAAGGAAGGGGTGTTCTTCCCACAGGCAAGGCCAATGATCATCTTCCTGCCGTGCgtcatggagctgctgcaggacgCAGACAGCGACATCCGTGCCGTGGCCTTACCAATACTCAGcaacctgctgcagctcctggagggGGTCAAGCTCAGCCTCATGGCTCTGGCTCTGGCCGGCAAGCTCCCAGCGCTCATTAATGAT GAGTCCAGCACGGTGCGGCAGCTCTCCATCGACCTCTTCCTCGAAACGCTCAACTACGTGGAGGAccaagaaaagaggaagatgcAGGAGGAGGTGTGCAGGAGCCTGGTCCTGCTGTATCTGCACCTGCATGATGAGGAAGAGAGCGTGGCCAAG GCCTCCCAGAAAGCCCTCCTTGGTGCCGCACGGTTCCTGCGCTGGAGGCGGCTGGAGCACCTGGTACAGACAGCACAGTTCTGGCAGATTGGCGAGTGCATGGTATGCACATTCCCACACCCCACGACAGGGTCGGGACCGCCCTGCGCTAACCCTGCGCTCTTCCCACTCCAGCTggacaagaggaggaggaggagtgcaGCACAGGAGTACCTGGGCCAGAGCCTGCTCTACCTACAGAGCCCGCAGGAGTCCCTGCGGCGGGAGGCCGTGAGGTTCATCG GACTCTTAGGGCAGCACATGAGGGATCAGGAGCAGGCTGAGACAGAGTACATCTACCAACGTGAGTCAGGGAGTGCGATGTCCGGACAGCCGGCAGGCAACGTGCCTGTCCCCTGCTCCCTCCTATCGGAGGGGACGGCTGGGCGCCCTGCAGGTACACAGCTGTCATCGAGCCTCTGTTCCTCTCTTATCTCAGGCCTTCAGGAAGCGCAGCAAGACCCCAGTCCATTTGTCTCTTCGCTGGCCCTTCAGACACTGAAGATCCTGAAGGAAACGAGGCCACGTCCACCGCAAGGAGACTTTGGGcagctcttctccaggctccGCAGCGCGTGGAGAAGGTGGCGCTCCTCTCGGGCACACCGCTGA